The following is a genomic window from Herpetosiphonaceae bacterium.
CATCCCAGACGTAGGATCTTGCAGGAGGAACTCCGTGACCGGCACCATCAGCGGCCTTCACCATATCACCGTGATCAGCGGCAACGCCCAGCGCAACCTGAACTTCTATGCCAATGTCCTGGGGCTGCGCTTCATCAAGAAGACGGTTAACTTCGACGATCCGAGCG
Proteins encoded in this region:
- a CDS encoding VOC family protein, with protein sequence MTGTISGLHHITVISGNAQRNLNFYANVLGLRFIKKTVNFDDPS